The Glycine soja cultivar W05 chromosome 6, ASM419377v2, whole genome shotgun sequence genome has a window encoding:
- the LOC114417368 gene encoding immune-associated nucleotide-binding protein 9-like, whose protein sequence is MAKTSSSNEVRTLVLVGRTGNGKSAVGNSVLGRRAFKSKSSSSGVTRVCELQRTIIKDGPIVNVIDTPGLFDGTHSAGKEIVKCIDMAKDGIHAILMVFSVKTRFSEEEQATFLALQALFGHKIVDYMIVVFTGGDELEENEETLDDYLGHECPQPLKDIMILCGNRKLLFDNKTKDKEKQLGQVQQLLTLVDMVISQNGGLPFTNELFIELKEKATMRDNQQKALDSLKGYSKEEMFEIKMQMQQKYDDELKRMINMVESKLKEETANLLKKLEEERVARLKAEENYRSFQNASNDEIRRLKEDLEKANRRRDPGLPFPFNLLIPFRGRRPIPPPCPIL, encoded by the exons ATGGCAAAAACATCCTCGTCTAATGAAGTTAGGACACTAGTTTTAGTCGGACGTACTGGCAATGGCAAGAGTGCAGTAGGAAATAGTGTTCTTGGAAGGAGAGCCTTCAAATCGAAGTCAAGCTCCTCTGGTGTAACACGTGTTTGTGAATTGCAAAGAACTATTATAAAGGATGGACCAATTGTTAATGTTATTGACACCCCAG GACTATTTGATGGAACTCATTCTGCAGGAAAGGAAATAGTCAAATGTATTGATATGGCCAAGGATGGAATTCATGCTATTCTTATGGTATTCTCTGTTAAAACTCGTTTTTCTGAAGAAGAACAAGCTACATTTCTTGCCTTGCAAGCATTGTTTGGCCACAAAATTGTTGACTATATGATCGTGGTTTTCACCGGAGGAGATGAGCTAGAAGAAAATGAGGAGACACTTGATGATTATTTAGGTCATGAGTGTCCACAACCTCTTAAG GATATTATGATCCTATGTGGCAATCGTAAACTACTTTTTGATAATAAGACTAAGGATAAAGAAAAGCAATTAGGACAAGTTCAACAACTTCTTACTCTCGTCGACATGGTTATATCACAAAATGGTGGACTACCATTTACAAACGAGTTATTTATAGAATTAAAG GAGAAAGCAACAATGCGGGATAACCAACAAAAAGCACTTGACTCCTTAAAAGGATATTCAAAAGAAGAAATGTTTGAGATTAAAATGCAAATGCAACAAAAATATGACGACGAGCTAAAACGAATGATTAATATg GTTGAATCAAAGTTGAAGGAAGAAACTGcaaatcttttgaaaaaattggaAGAAGAAAGAGTTGCTAGACTTAAGGCTGAGGAAAACTATAGGTCATTTCAAAATGCATCAAATGATGAAATTCGAAGACTTAAAGAAGATCTAGAAAAGGCAAATAGAAGAAGAGATCCTGGGCTTCCTTTTCCATTTAACCTATTGATTCCTTTCCGGGGTAGGAGACCAATTCCACCTCCTTGtcccattctttga